Proteins encoded together in one Cicer arietinum cultivar CDC Frontier isolate Library 1 chromosome 4, Cicar.CDCFrontier_v2.0, whole genome shotgun sequence window:
- the LOC101510461 gene encoding uncharacterized protein — MMMSLKRLQLVRTLYRSSQIREDSSSYLLGSCRSYSNALSNGSHGSFKSFHPHLFKSNDGFSFSLDSVKTLTLRSTMAAELSIIMNHRRMETTIAKAPSAQARLVGTQIAMPSPGFIYEPYKPREKIPFWQRWFTRSGWRRTKNDIIIELKSAYAIAKLRKTGYSKNQFYKEALNMYKEINTLIANGDKKLLRKAVTEKMFSTLKNEIKQRETAWSGVYWEMVEPVVMIRTLRARMIGVDRKDLSKVFYQLTLEILAKQKFEAYDSKGSVVAGDKNKEVLVRDIWVFEKSTFHPGAHWRLCGRISPKAS; from the exons ATGATGATGTCTTTGAAACGCTTACAATTAGTTCGAACACTCTATCGTTCATCTCAGATTCGAGAAGATTCTTCATCGTATCT GCTTGGTAGCTGTAGGAGCTATTCAAATGCTTTATCAAATG GTTCTCACGGTAGTTTTAAGAGCTTCCATCCTCATTTGTTTAAAAGCAACGATGGATTTTCATTTTCCTTGGATAGTGTTAAAACTTTGACACTTCGATCTACAATG GCTGCCGAGTTGTCCATTATCATGAACCATAGAAGGATGGAAACTACTATAGCCAAAGCCCCCTCTGCACAAGCGCGCCTTGTG GGAACACAAATAGCCATGCCAAGTCCTGGATTTATCTATGAACCGTACAAACCTCGTGAGAAAATCCCATTTTGGCAAAG GTGGTTCACTAGAAGTGGTTGGAGAAGAACGAAAAACGACATAATTATAGAG CTCAAAAGTGCTTATGCCATTGCAAAGTTGAGAAAGACAGGATATTCAAAGAATCAGTTCTACAAAGAGGCTCTCAATATGTACAAGGAG ATAAACACACTTATAGCTAATGGTGACAAAAAGTTATTAAGGAAAGCAGTTACTGAGAAGATGTTTTCT ACACTTAAGAATGAAATTAAACAAAGAGAAACTGCATGGAGCGGGGTTTATTGGGAAATGGTTGAGCCTGTTGTTATGATAAGAACTCTGCGTGCTCGTATG ATTGGTGTTGACCGCAAAGACCTCAGTAAAGTATTTTATCAACTCACTCTTGAGATTTTGGCTAAACAA AAATTTGAAGCATATGACTCAAAAGGTTCTGTTGTTGCTGGAGATAAAAACAAGGAG GTTCTTGTCCGTGATATATGGGTATTTGAGAAGTCTACGTTTCACCCTGGAGCACACTGGCGTCTTTGTGGACGGATATCTCCAAAAGCATCGTAG
- the LOC101510140 gene encoding GDSL esterase/lipase At1g54790, which produces MASNYVAAFQLVLFCICMVVANSVEFSHPAVFNFGDSNSDTGELVAGLGIQLSPPNGQDYFKTPSGRFCNGRLILDFLMDAMDLPFLNPYLNSVGLPNFHQGCNFAAAGSTILPATASSISPFGFGVEVNQFLLFRAQVLKLLAGKKFDEYIPAEDYFQKGLYIFDIGQNDLAGAFYSKSLDQILSSIPTILLEFETGIQRLYDHGARNFWIHNTGPLGCLGQNVAKFGTNQSNLDELGCVSSHNQAAKTFNQQLQAFCSKLQGQYLDVNVTYVDVYTIKLDLIANYSKHGFEQPIMACCGYGGPPLNYDSRVSCGVTKVLNGTTITAKGCKDSSVYVNWDGIHYTEAANQYVASQILTGNYSNTHLSEKMPFLL; this is translated from the exons ATGGCTTCTAATTATGTTGCTGCTTTTCAACTTGTGTTATTTTGCATATGTATGGTTGTCGCAAATTCGGTTGAGTTCAGCCACCCAGCTGTTTTCAACTTTGGTGATTCAAATTCAGATACAGGTGAACTTGTTGCAGGGTTAGGCATTCAACTCTCCCCACCTAATGGACAAGATTACTTCAAAACTCCATCTGGGAGGTTCTGCAATGGCCGTCTCATTCTTGACTTCTTAA TGGATGCAATGGATTTGCCATTCTTAAATCCCTATTTGAATTCAGTGGGTTTACCAAATTTCCATCAAGGATGCAACTTTGCAGCAGCAGGTTCAACTATCCTTCCAGCAACTGCATCGTCGATAAGTCCATTTGGCTTTGGAGTTGAGGTAAATCAGTTTCTGCTATTCAGAGCTCAGGTTCTTAAATTGCTTGCAG GCAAgaaatttgatgaatatatcCCAGCTGAAGATTATTTCCAGAAGGGGTTATACATTTTTGACATAGGCCAGAATGACCTTGCTGGTGCATTTTATTCAAAAAGCTTGGACCAGATACTTTCATCAATTCCAACAATTCTATTGGAATTTGAAACTGGAATACAG AGACTATATGACCACGGTGCTAGGAATTTTTGGATACATAACACGGGTCCACTCGGATGCTTGGGTCAAAATGTTGCCAAATTTGGCACTAATCAATCAAATCTTGATGAATTAGGATGTGTTAGTTCACACAACCAAGCTGCTAAAACCTTTAATCAACAATTGCAAGCTTTCTGCAGCAAATTGCAGGGCCAGTATCTAGATGTAAATGTTACATATGTTGATGTCTATACCATCAAATTAGACCTCATTGCAAACTACTCCAAACATG GGTTTGAACAACCAATTATGGCTTGCTGTGGATATGGCGGTCCGCCATTGAACTATGACAGTCGTGTTTCTTGTGGAGTTACAAAGGTCTTGAATGGGACCACAATTACAGCAAAAGGTTGCAAAGATAGTAGTGTGTATGTAAACTGGGACGGGATTCATTACACCGAGGCTGCTAATCAATATGTCGCATCGCAAATTCTAACTGGAAATTATTCCAACACTCATTTGTCAGAAAAAATGCCATTCCTTCTCTAG
- the LOC101509826 gene encoding UPF0603 protein At1g54780, chloroplastic, translating to MGTLFPPNSLSPLLNIKSSLSLQPKSNSLFSCKPIVSNLKKNQTLSLKPLSLPSSTTWFTYAQQGLAALAITLALNFSPILHSGNALASEFDVLNEGPPKESYVVDDAGVLSRVTKSDLKRLLSDLESRKNFHINFITLRKLTSKADAFEYADQILERWYPSVEEGNDKGVVVLVTSQKEGAVTGGPAFIQAIGENILDATVSENLPVLATDEKYNEAIYSTAKRLVAAIDGLPDPGGPTVKDDKRESNFKTKEETDEKRGQFSLVVGGLLVVAFVVPMLQYFAYVAKK from the exons ATGGGAACCCTTTTTCCTCCAAACTCACTCTCTCCACTCCTCAACATCAAATCTTCACTTTCTCTCCAACCCAAATCAAACTCTCTCTTTTCCTGCAAACCCATTGTTTCCAATCTAAAAAAGAATCAAACTTTATCACTCAAACCACTATCCCTTCCTTCATCCACAACATGGTTCACTTATGCTCAACAGGGTCTTGCAGCTTTAGCTATTACGTTAGCACTTAACTTTAGCCCAATTCTGCATAGTGGCAATGCATTGGCTTCTGAATTTGATGTGCTTAATGAGGGTCCACCTAAGGAATCTTATGTGGTTGATGATGCTGGAGTTCTTAGTAGAGTTACTAAGTCTGATTTAAAACGGTTGTTGTCTGATTTGGAATCAAGGAAGAACTTTCACATCAATTTTATTACACTTAGAAAACTCACG AGTAAAGCCGATGCCTTTGAGTATGCTGACCAAATTTTGGAGCGTTGGTATCCTTCTGTGGAAGAGGGCAATGATAAGGGTGTTGTGGTTCTTGTAACAAGTCAGAAAGAAGGAGCAGTTACTGGTGGACCTGCTTTTATCCAAGCCATAGGAGAAAATATCCTTGATGCTACCGTGTCGGAGAACCTTCCAG TATTGGCTACGGATGAGAAGTACAACGAAGCAATTTATAGCACAGCTAAACGACTAGTTGCTGCCATTGACGGGCTTCCAGATCCTGGTGGCCCCACAGTTAAAGACGATAAGCGTGAGTCTAACTTCAAAACCAAGGAAGAGACAGATGAGAAACGCGGACAATTCTCTCTTGTAGTCGGAGGTTTGTTGGTTGTTGCGTTCGTGGTTCCTATGTTACAATACTTTGCTTATGTAGCCAAAAAGTAA
- the LOC101509505 gene encoding uncharacterized protein isoform X1 produces the protein MAILLSNFGIANTKPFISFTSKPIISSLNLNPTSKRHFILQTSLLSVGFSFGISLTPQLPLALSSSSLLSSIENTNSWFRFYGDGFAIRIPPQFQDVLEPEDFSAGMSLYGDRAKEKKVVARFVSSDGYAVLNVITRPTSQLKITFLEAQDITGLGSLKEAAKLFVPGGSTLYSARSIKIKEEDGFRTYYFYEFGKDEQHLALMAGVRSGKAIIAGATASQSKWDTDGVKLRSAAISLTIL, from the exons ATGGCCATTCTTTTATCCAATTTTGGCATTGCCAATACCAAACCCTTCATCTCTTTCACCTCAAAACCCATCATTTCTTCTCTCAATCTCAACCCTACCTCCAAAAGGCACTTCATTCTCCAAACTTCTTTGCTCTCCGTTGGATTTTCCTTTGGCATTTCCCTAACTCCTCAACTTCCACTTGCTCTTTCATCTTCCTCGCTTCTTTCTTCCATTGAAAATACCAATTCTTGGTTTCGATTCTATGGCGATGGCTTTGCTATTCGAATTCCACCACAGTTTCAGGATGTCTTGGAACCTGAG GATTTTAGTGCTGGAATGTCTCTTTATGGAGACAGGGCAAAGGAGAAGAAAGTCGTAGCACGGTTTGTATCTTCAGATGg ATATGCGGTTCTGAATGTTATTACTCGGCCAACCAGTCAACTTAAAATCACCTTCTTAGAG GCTCAGGATATAACTGGTTTAGGCTCCTTGAAGGAAGCGGCAAAATTATTTGTTCCAG GAGGGTCAACTCTTTACTCAGCaagatcaataaaaattaaggaAGAAGATGGTTTTAG GACTTACTATTTCTATGAATTTGGTAAAGATGAGCAGCACTTAGCATTGATGGCAGGCGTAAGAAGTGGAAAG GCTATTATTGCTGGCGCAACTGCATCACAGTCCAAGTGGGACACTGATGGTGTAAAACTTCGTTCTGCTGCTATTTCATTGACAATTCTGTAG
- the LOC101509505 gene encoding uncharacterized protein isoform X2 — protein sequence MCWTPETSLIQSASTKLNLVTDFSAGMSLYGDRAKEKKVVARFVSSDGYAVLNVITRPTSQLKITFLEAQDITGLGSLKEAAKLFVPGGSTLYSARSIKIKEEDGFRTYYFYEFGKDEQHLALMAGVRSGKAIIAGATASQSKWDTDGVKLRSAAISLTIL from the exons ATGTGTTGGACACCAGAAACATCTTTAATCCAAAGTGCTTCGACGAAGCTAAATTTAGTCACG GATTTTAGTGCTGGAATGTCTCTTTATGGAGACAGGGCAAAGGAGAAGAAAGTCGTAGCACGGTTTGTATCTTCAGATGg ATATGCGGTTCTGAATGTTATTACTCGGCCAACCAGTCAACTTAAAATCACCTTCTTAGAG GCTCAGGATATAACTGGTTTAGGCTCCTTGAAGGAAGCGGCAAAATTATTTGTTCCAG GAGGGTCAACTCTTTACTCAGCaagatcaataaaaattaaggaAGAAGATGGTTTTAG GACTTACTATTTCTATGAATTTGGTAAAGATGAGCAGCACTTAGCATTGATGGCAGGCGTAAGAAGTGGAAAG GCTATTATTGCTGGCGCAACTGCATCACAGTCCAAGTGGGACACTGATGGTGTAAAACTTCGTTCTGCTGCTATTTCATTGACAATTCTGTAG